The following DNA comes from Spirulina major PCC 6313.
AATCATCCGTAACCTCGACCCCCACCAAGCCCAACTGATCAACCGCACCCGACGCGGTCAGATGATGCTCGCGGGGCAAACCCTCTACGTTCTTGAAGTGCAACCCGCAGCCTATGCCGCCTTGGCCGCCAATGAGGCCGAAAAAGCTGCCTTGATTAATATTTTGCAAGTTTCTGCGATCGGTAGTTTTGGCCGCCTCTATCTGGGGGGGGAAGAACGAGATATTCTCGCTGCCTCCCAAGCCTTAATCGCCGCCCTCGAAAGTGTTTCTGGTCGGGAGCACGAACCGCCCAAGCAGAAAAATGATTAAGAATGGTGATCGGAACGGTACGATCGCAGGCTGCCAGTGTCGTTCGGGTTGGGATTGAAGCCTAGATTTCGGAAAAAGATTTTTTATCGTTGGACTGATTACTCTGGGTTATTCACCCCGTAGACTGATGAATCACTTTACGAATGTAAAGCTTATATCCCCCGTTTTCCAAACGGGGGATATAAGCGAAGGGCTGAATTTATTCAGCCGTGATACCGAGGTATCATAGCAACCATGAAAACGCTCAAGTTCAAGCTCTACCAGCATAAGCGGAATCGATACCTCAAGCGGACAATCAATGCCGCAGGGCGTATCTACAACCATTGTGTTGCCCTCCACAAACGGTACTACCGAATGTGGGGCAAGCACTTGAACTGTGCCCGACTGCAAAAACACATCGCCAAGCTTCGGAAACGGAACCCCTGGTGGTTGCAAGTGGGTTCTCAAGCCGTACAGGATATCTGCCAACGAATTGAGAAAGCCTATCAACTGTTCTTCAAGCACAAAGATAGAAGCGTTCGACCGCCCAACTTCAAGAAAACCCGAAAATACAAATCCTTCACCCTCAAGCAAGCTGGGTACAAATTCCTCGGTGGCAACCGGGTCAGGATTGGGAACAAAGTCTATCAATATTGGCACTCTCGCCCCATTGAGGGCAAGGTCAAAACCCTGACGATTAAACGAACTCCCTTGGGAGAACTGTTCATGATTGTCACGGTAGATACCCTGTCAGAACCCCAAGTCAAAACCGAGACAGGTAACATTGCTGGTTTTGATTTTGGACTCAAGACGTTTCTGACCTGTTCTGAGGGATTCAAGATTGATGCCCCCTTGTTCTTCAAGCAGTCACTTAACTCGGTTCGCAAAGCAAGTCGAGAGTTGTCCCGTAAGCAAAAGGGTTCAGCCCATCGGGAACGTGCCCGATTAAACTTATCCCGCAAGCATGAAGATATTGCCCATCGACGGCGGGACTGGTTCTGGAAGTTGGCTCACCGCCTGACGAATCAGTTTGATGTGCTGTGTTTTGAAACCTTGAACCTCAAGGCGATGCAGCGGCTCTGGGGGCGTAAGGTGAGTGATTTGGCGTTTCGGGAGTTTCTGCAAATCCTGGAGTGGGTGGCGACGAAGAAGGGGAAGCGGGTGGTCTATGTTGACCGCTGGTTCCCTTCGAGCAAGACCTGTTCAAGTTGTGGTCATATTTTGGAGCATCTGGATTTAGAGACTCGCCATTGGCGGTGTCCCAGTTGCTCGACAGAGAATGACCGGGATGAGAATGCGGCGATGAATATTAAAGTGGCTGGGGCTTCAGCCATTGGGTTAGGTGATGTCAGACAGGCGTTGCCTGCTATTGCTGTTTGATCCCAGAATCCCCCGTTTTCTAAACGGGGGAGTAAGTCAATGTTTTGATGCAGTTTTTGCGCGATCGCCCCAAATTCTTCGAGACTGTCCAAAGCGAAAAATATCTTCACCAGACCGCCCTTTCACTGCTGATTTGCAGTTCTTGCTTTTTCGCCCTCTACGGCCCCGAAATCTACGAAACCCTGGCAGCCCTGCGTACCAGCCTGTTGGGGCGGATTCAACTCGAACAACTCTACTCCCGTCACCCTGGCCACCCGCCTCACCATCAAACGCTGATCGCCCAACTAGACCAACAACTCAACATCTTACTGCACGCCAATACCGAAGATCCCAAGACCGAAACCGCCCGACTGCTGCACGATGCTGTGGAATTGGGGATACAGGTTCACCGCGAAATGCGCCGTCTCTAATCCAGGAGACGCAATCCC
Coding sequences within:
- a CDS encoding RNA-guided endonuclease InsQ/TnpB family protein, with protein sequence MKTLKFKLYQHKRNRYLKRTINAAGRIYNHCVALHKRYYRMWGKHLNCARLQKHIAKLRKRNPWWLQVGSQAVQDICQRIEKAYQLFFKHKDRSVRPPNFKKTRKYKSFTLKQAGYKFLGGNRVRIGNKVYQYWHSRPIEGKVKTLTIKRTPLGELFMIVTVDTLSEPQVKTETGNIAGFDFGLKTFLTCSEGFKIDAPLFFKQSLNSVRKASRELSRKQKGSAHRERARLNLSRKHEDIAHRRRDWFWKLAHRLTNQFDVLCFETLNLKAMQRLWGRKVSDLAFREFLQILEWVATKKGKRVVYVDRWFPSSKTCSSCGHILEHLDLETRHWRCPSCSTENDRDENAAMNIKVAGASAIGLGDVRQALPAIAV